One region of Laspinema palackyanum D2c genomic DNA includes:
- a CDS encoding superoxide dismutase — MSNAKKWRFGSVLAGLMAVFLLIACQGMGQTNLSQTPATPTSPGNELNASPAELPPLPYPYNALEPHIDAQTMELHHDKHHASYVSNLNKALENNSNLQNQSVEALIRNLNQVPENIRTAVRNNGGGHVNHSMFWEIMSPNGGGEPTGAIAQAINDTFGSFETFKEQFNQAGTSQFGSGWVWLVRNAQGQLEITSTPNQDSPLMDGQYPIMGNDVWEHAYYLNYQNQRGEYLKSWWNVVNWEEVNRRFERASQAS; from the coding sequence ATGAGTAACGCGAAAAAATGGCGGTTTGGTTCAGTTCTGGCCGGATTAATGGCTGTATTCCTGCTGATTGCTTGTCAGGGAATGGGTCAAACCAACCTGTCTCAAACGCCAGCAACCCCAACCAGTCCCGGAAATGAACTCAATGCTTCTCCGGCTGAATTACCCCCATTGCCTTACCCCTATAATGCCCTAGAACCCCATATTGATGCTCAGACGATGGAGTTACATCATGATAAGCATCATGCCAGTTACGTTAGTAATTTAAACAAGGCATTAGAAAATAATTCCAATCTGCAAAACCAAAGCGTTGAGGCATTAATCCGTAATCTAAATCAGGTCCCCGAAAATATCCGCACAGCCGTTAGAAATAATGGCGGAGGTCACGTCAATCATTCCATGTTTTGGGAAATTATGAGTCCCAATGGCGGGGGAGAACCCACCGGGGCGATCGCTCAAGCCATTAATGACACCTTTGGCAGTTTTGAGACCTTCAAAGAGCAATTTAATCAAGCGGGAACCAGTCAATTTGGCAGTGGGTGGGTTTGGTTAGTTCGCAATGCTCAAGGACAACTAGAAATTACCAGTACCCCCAATCAAGATAGCCCTTTGATGGATGGACAATATCCTATTATGGGCAATGATGTCTGGGAACACGCCTATTACTTGAACTACCAAAATCAGCGGGGGGAATATTTGAAGAGTTGGTGGAATGTCGTCAATTGGGAAGAAGTGAACCGCCGCTTTGAGCGCGCTTCTCAAGCGAGTTAA
- a CDS encoding DUF4157 domain-containing protein gives MLTSLKVNLIGACLGFVTVGFGAFSNPAINPESHTCPNAQTIGGQICRGQVPKEMPEEAWGQFGAVAYQAAAEVMRSNNAEPQPLTEIQKEYLRPHFGDLVDRVEVVYNATLMEDWVAASFKINVGESNAQVYGNTIYIKKEMKEKDFEQLVLLSHELIHCQQHEELGSLGNFGYHYFKEYKKAKENYRNNKLEVEAFDFEKEFAEGLAQKMPGSYRPR, from the coding sequence ATGCTCACCTCCCTTAAAGTCAACTTAATTGGTGCTTGTCTGGGATTCGTAACCGTGGGTTTCGGAGCCTTCAGTAATCCCGCGATTAATCCAGAAAGCCACACTTGCCCAAATGCCCAAACCATTGGAGGCCAGATTTGCCGGGGTCAAGTTCCCAAAGAAATGCCAGAAGAAGCTTGGGGTCAATTTGGAGCCGTTGCTTATCAAGCAGCCGCCGAAGTGATGCGCTCCAATAATGCTGAACCACAACCTTTAACCGAGATTCAAAAAGAATATTTACGCCCCCATTTTGGCGATTTAGTTGATCGGGTGGAAGTCGTTTATAATGCTACTTTAATGGAAGATTGGGTGGCGGCGAGTTTCAAAATTAATGTCGGTGAATCCAACGCTCAAGTTTATGGAAACACCATTTATATTAAGAAGGAGATGAAAGAAAAGGACTTTGAGCAACTTGTCCTGCTCTCCCACGAACTCATCCACTGCCAGCAGCACGAAGAACTCGGCAGTTTAGGAAATTTTGGCTATCACTATTTTAAGGAATATAAGAAGGCCAAAGAAAACTACAGAAATAATAAATTAGAAGTAGAAGCCTTCGATTTCGAGAAAGAATTCGCGGAAGGGTTAGCCCAAAAAATGCCCGGATCTTACCGTCCCCGATAA
- a CDS encoding pentapeptide repeat-containing protein, giving the protein MANQRIIKNNKLSLRAQQIYRWMGFGIVMLAAVCLALPGRSQDSAGVMRLMQTNQCQACILTGANLSNTDLTGVDLSGSNLTNANFRGSDLRGANLTGANLTGADLQSVNLRGANLTGVNLTGANLSRSQLVGAILFLINLANADLTEANLSGTDLSRIYIEQANLNGAQLQGSNLTGAELFGVTLNNANLSGAILNSANLSGASARQAFLQGAQMQGASLRNTNLSTSNFRGALLTQADLSGADLLDADMQGVILNEAILINTQMRNVQLQGASLEGTILSGADLEGAILTGATFRDVELTGTNLRGADLTRIEIENVDFTQGTICDAILPDGRTAKCR; this is encoded by the coding sequence ATGGCAAATCAACGAATCATCAAAAACAACAAATTGAGTTTACGAGCACAGCAGATTTACCGATGGATGGGATTTGGCATCGTGATGTTGGCTGCGGTTTGCCTAGCGCTTCCTGGGCGATCGCAAGATTCAGCCGGGGTGATGCGCTTGATGCAAACGAATCAGTGCCAAGCCTGTATTCTGACGGGGGCCAACCTGAGCAATACGGACCTCACGGGTGTGGATCTCAGTGGTTCTAACCTGACGAATGCCAATTTCCGAGGGTCCGATTTGAGAGGGGCCAATCTGACCGGGGCCAACCTCACTGGGGCGGACTTACAAAGTGTCAATCTTCGAGGGGCCAATCTGACCGGGGTCAACCTCACTGGGGCCAATTTATCTCGGAGTCAGCTCGTGGGTGCCATTTTATTTTTAATTAACCTCGCCAATGCAGATTTGACCGAAGCTAATTTAAGCGGGACGGATCTCAGCCGCATCTACATTGAGCAAGCGAACCTGAATGGTGCTCAACTCCAGGGGAGCAATCTCACGGGTGCGGAACTGTTTGGGGTGACCCTCAACAATGCCAACCTCAGTGGTGCGATTCTCAATAGTGCCAATCTCAGTGGTGCCAGTGCGCGGCAAGCGTTCCTGCAAGGCGCACAGATGCAAGGAGCCAGTCTCAGAAATACTAACCTGAGCACGAGTAACTTCCGAGGGGCCTTGTTAACCCAGGCGGACCTCTCCGGTGCGGATTTATTGGATGCCGATATGCAGGGGGTCATCCTCAATGAGGCGATTTTGATTAATACTCAGATGAGAAATGTCCAGCTTCAGGGAGCGAGTTTAGAGGGGACGATTCTCTCGGGTGCGGACCTAGAGGGGGCAATCCTCACCGGGGCCACCTTCCGGGATGTCGAACTCACCGGCACTAATCTACGAGGGGCGGATCTAACTCGGATTGAGATTGAGAATGTAGATTTTACTCAAGGGACAATTTGTGACGCTATTTTACCCGATGGGAGAACAGCAAAGTGCCGTTAA
- a CDS encoding PQQ-dependent sugar dehydrogenase, giving the protein MTEVLELMMKLTHILPLLSIVSLMGVASCTAPSGALLENNTTGQGIRPQEQAQGVPTPSSEAACILVENSFGPQGQVNVRVEEVVNGLDVPWGIGFLPNGDMLVTERNGQVRLVQNGQLRPEAVANITVTARGEGGLLGIAMHPDFASNRFFYIYYTADTNGSSVNRVERWQLAPDGLKATRDRMILDNIPVAQFHNGGRIRFGPDGMLYIGTGDAREPDLSQDVSSLAGKILRVTPEGDVPPDNPFPGNPVYILGIRNTQGFDWVNESTLQVTDHGPSGELGRRGHDKLSVAQAGDNLGWPTLESCESQAGLVTPSIVWREALPPGGAAIYTGTAIPEWQGNLIIASLRSEHLQRVVFDPESPQQVQQHEVYLQGEYGRLREAIVGPDGELYITTSNCDGRGGCPPDGDKILRITR; this is encoded by the coding sequence ATGACTGAGGTTTTAGAGTTGATGATGAAGTTAACCCATATTCTCCCCCTCCTATCCATCGTGAGTTTAATGGGGGTGGCCAGTTGTACCGCCCCCTCCGGCGCATTGCTGGAAAATAACACCACCGGACAGGGGATCCGGCCCCAGGAACAGGCCCAAGGGGTTCCCACCCCCAGTAGTGAGGCCGCTTGTATCTTGGTAGAAAATAGCTTTGGTCCCCAAGGTCAAGTCAATGTTCGGGTAGAAGAGGTCGTGAATGGACTGGATGTTCCCTGGGGGATTGGGTTTTTGCCCAATGGGGATATGCTGGTCACGGAACGAAACGGACAGGTGCGATTGGTCCAAAACGGTCAACTGCGGCCCGAAGCAGTCGCCAATATTACGGTTACGGCCAGGGGTGAGGGGGGACTGCTGGGAATTGCCATGCATCCGGATTTTGCCAGTAATCGATTCTTCTATATTTACTATACTGCCGATACAAATGGCTCATCAGTTAACCGAGTTGAACGATGGCAACTTGCCCCAGATGGGTTAAAGGCGACTCGCGATCGCATGATTTTGGATAATATTCCCGTCGCACAATTCCATAATGGCGGACGGATTCGCTTTGGACCCGATGGGATGCTGTATATTGGCACAGGAGATGCCCGGGAACCCGACTTATCCCAAGATGTCAGCAGTCTCGCCGGTAAAATTCTCCGGGTCACTCCCGAGGGCGATGTCCCCCCGGATAATCCATTTCCGGGTAATCCCGTCTATATTCTGGGTATTCGCAATACTCAAGGATTTGATTGGGTGAATGAGTCAACCTTGCAAGTCACGGATCATGGACCCAGCGGGGAATTAGGCAGACGAGGCCATGATAAACTGAGTGTCGCACAAGCAGGGGATAATCTCGGGTGGCCGACCCTTGAAAGCTGTGAATCCCAGGCGGGATTAGTTACTCCTTCTATCGTCTGGCGAGAGGCATTACCTCCGGGAGGTGCGGCCATTTATACAGGAACGGCAATCCCTGAATGGCAAGGAAATTTAATCATCGCTTCTCTGCGATCGGAACATTTGCAGCGCGTGGTTTTTGACCCGGAATCTCCCCAACAAGTGCAACAGCATGAAGTGTATTTGCAAGGGGAGTACGGACGACTCCGAGAGGCGATCGTTGGACCTGATGGTGAGCTTTATATCACCACCAGCAATTGTGATGGTCGTGGCGGTTGTCCCCCAGATGGTGATAAAATTCTTCGCATCACTCGCTAA
- a CDS encoding SBBP repeat-containing protein, with product MTFNRRYFLIFTFTLVPLYWIAAMADNFILSLNFTANIAQATNNLNVSTASYLGSDADDFGTAVAISPDRTILFTGKIPHHNFGLTPVNLVGGGDGVILQTDATGRKLLSLTRMGRMIDDIEVNGRTGKIAVVGDFGLALLGDAQTLLWHQELGSGGSATMSNGRRVAMGTDGKIAALFNKKITIFDEMGTVVSEFTIPGKFVEDVAIHSSSQSIIITGYTQKDRGGCRQLQVAFIRSYDYQGNLNWTNYDWTHGEAHRGNSSCADTRGSRLTLGLDGNLYFAGESAGGNTIFRYDPRDLSKDAPNVIFDPYNHPYNTASNHITYYARFDPVTGEIHAGQFNLSRLSNGRGNTIIPRAIAADEGGNLYIGGKSSASFANRNESTISGQSGAYAAADNFVLAVPSDLRTRTFMVSWNKGCKGNNQVVGIATGYGITAMISDTAGCDMITVNPLQGKPQGGMEILYSVWEN from the coding sequence ATGACTTTTAATAGGCGATATTTCTTGATTTTTACTTTCACTCTCGTTCCCCTGTATTGGATAGCGGCGATGGCAGATAATTTTATTCTTTCCCTAAACTTTACAGCCAATATAGCCCAGGCAACGAATAATTTAAACGTTTCTACCGCCTCTTATTTAGGAAGTGACGCTGATGATTTTGGGACTGCCGTGGCGATTAGTCCCGACCGAACCATCTTGTTCACGGGAAAAATTCCTCACCATAATTTTGGCCTCACTCCGGTTAACTTAGTCGGCGGTGGAGATGGGGTGATTCTTCAGACGGATGCTACGGGGAGAAAGCTATTATCCCTGACGCGCATGGGGAGGATGATCGATGATATTGAAGTGAATGGCAGGACCGGAAAAATCGCGGTTGTCGGAGATTTTGGCTTGGCATTGTTAGGCGACGCTCAAACTTTACTCTGGCATCAGGAGTTAGGCAGTGGCGGGAGTGCCACGATGAGTAATGGCCGCAGGGTGGCAATGGGAACCGATGGCAAAATTGCCGCTTTATTTAACAAGAAAATCACCATTTTTGACGAAATGGGAACCGTTGTCTCCGAATTTACCATCCCGGGGAAATTTGTAGAAGATGTGGCCATTCATAGTTCCAGTCAATCCATTATCATTACTGGATATACCCAGAAAGATCGCGGGGGATGTCGGCAATTGCAAGTGGCTTTTATTCGCAGTTATGATTATCAGGGAAATCTGAACTGGACCAATTATGATTGGACTCATGGGGAAGCACACAGGGGGAACTCTTCCTGTGCCGATACCCGAGGCAGTCGCCTCACCCTGGGATTAGATGGCAACCTCTATTTTGCCGGGGAAAGTGCTGGAGGTAATACGATTTTTAGATATGACCCCCGAGACTTGAGCAAAGATGCTCCGAATGTCATCTTTGACCCCTACAATCATCCTTATAATACGGCCTCGAATCATATTACTTATTATGCTCGATTTGACCCAGTTACTGGGGAAATTCACGCTGGGCAATTCAACTTGTCGCGCCTGAGTAATGGCCGAGGAAATACGATTATCCCCCGGGCGATCGCTGCTGATGAAGGGGGGAATTTATATATAGGAGGAAAATCTTCCGCCAGTTTCGCCAATCGCAATGAATCTACCATTTCGGGTCAATCCGGGGCCTATGCCGCTGCTGATAATTTTGTTTTAGCAGTGCCCTCAGATTTGAGGACTCGAACCTTTATGGTCAGTTGGAATAAAGGGTGTAAAGGGAATAATCAAGTGGTGGGAATTGCTACGGGATATGGGATAACCGCTATGATTTCTGATACGGCTGGCTGTGATATGATTACGGTGAATCCGTTACAGGGAAAACCGCAGGGAGGTATGGAGATTTTGTATTCAGTGTGGGAGAATTGA
- a CDS encoding sensor histidine kinase codes for MFQATRRRLAIWYAALTAVLLLVFATGFYVYVRSTLIDRIDDTLKHVVEVVERSLAIDENPNTGQYTVNVVASFRNNAKTVEDDHIDLEWFSPTGELLWSTLWEPLEIPLHPKKNGETVQLSQGQLLRQFTDRVEMGRQVVGYLRVSHPWFEVTKPIRQLIIDLSLGTSLMAIAISAIAWLLSGLAMKPVRESYQRLKQFTSDASHELRNPIATIQTNVQVALADPELDSPIHRQQLQLVERLTRRMGRLVDDLLFLARQDSGMVKVRKQPVPMDALLMEVMEEQEAIASAKGIELVLEIIDPPHSANPPPSPPRDIETEPGPDFTIPGDWDQLARLFTNLVSNGLQYTGKGGQIAITLECSAVSNRPSGNGGIQVTVKDSGIGIPPESVPHIFDRFYRVDPARSHEPQQSPEWGSTGSGLGLAIVQAIVENHHGWIRVDSQINLGTTVSVLLPLSKSDLEKAHPEA; via the coding sequence ATGTTTCAAGCAACGCGCCGACGGTTAGCGATTTGGTACGCAGCACTCACAGCCGTGTTGCTGCTGGTGTTTGCTACGGGATTTTATGTGTATGTTCGGAGTACGTTAATCGATCGCATTGATGACACCCTCAAGCACGTTGTGGAAGTGGTGGAACGATCGCTGGCGATCGATGAAAACCCCAACACCGGACAATATACCGTGAATGTTGTCGCCAGTTTCCGCAACAATGCCAAAACTGTCGAAGATGACCATATCGATTTAGAATGGTTTAGTCCCACGGGGGAATTATTATGGTCTACCCTCTGGGAACCCTTAGAAATACCCCTGCACCCGAAAAAGAATGGGGAAACAGTACAACTGTCTCAAGGACAACTCCTGCGCCAATTTACCGATCGCGTGGAAATGGGACGGCAAGTGGTGGGATATTTGCGAGTCAGTCATCCCTGGTTTGAAGTTACCAAACCGATTCGCCAGTTAATTATTGATTTAAGTTTGGGCACCTCCCTGATGGCAATTGCCATTAGTGCGATCGCCTGGTTACTGTCAGGATTAGCAATGAAACCTGTACGAGAATCATACCAGCGTCTCAAACAGTTTACCTCTGATGCCTCCCACGAACTCAGAAATCCCATCGCCACCATTCAAACCAATGTGCAAGTGGCCCTTGCGGACCCGGAATTAGATTCGCCCATCCATCGCCAGCAATTGCAGTTAGTAGAACGCTTGACGCGCCGCATGGGACGATTGGTGGATGATTTGCTGTTTTTAGCCAGACAAGATAGCGGCATGGTGAAGGTGAGGAAACAACCTGTGCCAATGGATGCCTTATTGATGGAAGTGATGGAGGAACAGGAGGCGATCGCCTCCGCAAAAGGCATTGAATTGGTGTTAGAAATTATTGATCCTCCCCATAGCGCTAATCCCCCTCCGTCCCCTCCTCGGGATATAGAAACCGAACCGGGTCCGGATTTTACCATCCCCGGAGATTGGGACCAACTGGCGCGACTCTTTACGAATTTAGTCAGTAATGGATTGCAATACACAGGGAAAGGGGGCCAAATTGCCATCACCTTAGAATGTAGCGCGGTGAGCAATCGCCCGAGTGGCAATGGCGGCATCCAAGTTACGGTGAAAGATAGCGGAATCGGCATTCCCCCGGAGTCAGTGCCTCATATTTTCGATCGCTTTTATCGGGTGGACCCAGCGCGGAGTCATGAACCCCAACAATCGCCGGAATGGGGTTCTACGGGGTCCGGATTGGGACTGGCGATCGTCCAGGCGATCGTGGAAAATCATCACGGTTGGATTCGGGTAGACAGTCAGATTAATCTCGGCACTACCGTCAGCGTTCTCCTTCCCCTGTCCAAATCCGACCTAGAAAAAGCGCACCCCGAGGCATAA
- a CDS encoding amylo-alpha-1,6-glucosidase — MKVTVEPPFLTINHGSIFMVSELDGQIECDKFQGIFADDTRFLSEYACFIDNASWVRLTSSVTRYYASKIYLTNPAISSQNGEIPKGALSLTIARTAEQGIHEDLDITNHSLEAVKFHLDLEINSDFADIFEVQSGEFVRRGQIETDWDKKEYKLCHTYNNGDFYRCMIAHWNHLTSPPHYANGRVTFQIELEAGASWHACCCYILIDNEHCLNPIALCYDEAIKSDVNTELQQLQQQWQDVCTTINTSNEDVKRLYRQSLEDMSAMRLYDYDMAPDVWLPAAGVPKYVALFGRDSLTASLQNEIIHPGFARGALQKLGQFQAKEYSDWQDAQPGKILHELRHGELVYLKKSPRSPYYGAADTTPLYTIVLHETWKWLGDDALLKEYRDVALRCLDWIDRYGDLDGDGFQEYQMRSEKGIENQCWKDSGESIIYPDGTQVKSPKALCELQGYVFDAWMRMAEVFEALGEKKNATELQGKAEKLREQFEERFWCEDLGFYALTLDPDKQPVRSITSNPGHCLWSGIVSPERAQRVVKRLLEPDMSSGWGIRTLSSNHPSFNPFSYHLGSVWPHDNGIIALGFKRYGFHEAVAGVAADIFETASHFACYRIPEVYAGTKRQMGAFPVPYIEANIPQAWAAGSVFHLIQALLGLQADAPHGCLYVDPYLPAWLPDLTLCDLEVGDSSIDLRCWREGDRTCWDASVRSGTISVQQKAWQPWAIPASV; from the coding sequence ATGAAAGTCACTGTAGAACCCCCTTTTTTAACCATTAATCATGGCAGCATATTTATGGTGTCTGAACTGGACGGACAAATTGAATGCGATAAGTTTCAAGGAATTTTTGCTGATGATACCCGGTTTTTAAGTGAATATGCCTGCTTTATAGACAATGCGTCATGGGTGCGGCTCACCTCGTCAGTCACGCGCTATTACGCCAGCAAAATTTATTTAACCAATCCCGCCATTTCTAGCCAAAACGGAGAAATTCCTAAAGGCGCGCTATCCTTAACCATCGCTCGAACTGCCGAACAGGGAATTCATGAAGACCTAGATATTACCAATCATAGCCTCGAAGCAGTCAAGTTTCATTTGGATTTAGAGATTAATTCCGACTTTGCGGATATTTTTGAAGTGCAATCCGGGGAATTCGTGCGCCGGGGGCAAATTGAAACCGACTGGGATAAAAAAGAGTATAAACTTTGCCATACCTATAACAATGGGGATTTTTATCGGTGCATGATCGCCCATTGGAATCACCTGACATCACCCCCGCATTATGCGAATGGTCGAGTCACCTTTCAGATTGAATTAGAAGCGGGTGCAAGTTGGCACGCTTGCTGCTGCTATATCCTGATTGATAACGAACACTGCCTCAACCCCATCGCCTTGTGCTATGACGAAGCCATCAAATCCGATGTAAATACCGAACTGCAACAGTTGCAGCAGCAGTGGCAGGATGTCTGCACAACCATCAACACTTCAAACGAGGATGTCAAGCGACTATACCGGCAAAGTCTCGAAGACATGAGTGCGATGCGCCTCTATGACTACGATATGGCTCCCGATGTGTGGCTACCCGCAGCAGGAGTTCCCAAATATGTGGCGCTATTTGGTCGGGATAGCTTAACCGCCAGCTTGCAAAATGAGATTATTCATCCGGGGTTTGCCCGAGGTGCACTCCAGAAATTAGGGCAGTTTCAAGCTAAGGAATACAGTGATTGGCAGGATGCACAACCGGGCAAAATCCTCCATGAACTGCGTCATGGGGAGTTGGTTTACTTGAAAAAAAGTCCGCGATCGCCTTATTACGGGGCTGCCGATACCACCCCCCTCTATACAATCGTCCTCCACGAAACCTGGAAATGGTTAGGAGATGACGCCCTATTAAAAGAGTACCGCGATGTCGCCCTCCGCTGTTTGGACTGGATCGATCGCTACGGGGATTTGGATGGGGATGGCTTCCAAGAATATCAAATGCGCTCAGAAAAAGGCATCGAGAACCAATGCTGGAAAGACTCCGGAGAGTCTATTATCTATCCCGATGGAACGCAAGTCAAATCCCCAAAAGCCCTGTGCGAACTCCAAGGCTATGTCTTTGATGCTTGGATGCGGATGGCGGAAGTCTTTGAGGCACTCGGTGAGAAAAAGAACGCCACGGAATTACAAGGCAAAGCCGAAAAACTGCGAGAACAATTTGAGGAACGCTTTTGGTGTGAAGACTTGGGATTTTATGCCTTAACCCTAGATCCAGATAAACAGCCGGTCCGTTCAATCACTTCAAATCCGGGTCATTGCCTCTGGAGTGGCATCGTCAGCCCAGAACGCGCTCAACGGGTGGTTAAACGGCTGCTAGAACCGGATATGTCTAGCGGTTGGGGGATTCGCACCTTGTCCTCAAACCACCCCTCTTTTAACCCCTTTTCCTATCATCTCGGGTCCGTCTGGCCCCATGATAACGGCATCATTGCCCTCGGATTTAAACGCTATGGCTTCCATGAAGCCGTTGCAGGTGTAGCAGCGGATATTTTCGAGACAGCCAGCCATTTCGCTTGCTATCGGATTCCCGAAGTCTATGCCGGAACAAAGCGCCAGATGGGAGCATTTCCCGTTCCCTATATTGAGGCGAATATACCCCAAGCCTGGGCCGCAGGTTCCGTCTTTCACCTAATCCAGGCCCTATTGGGATTACAAGCGGATGCACCCCACGGCTGCTTATATGTTGATCCCTATTTGCCCGCTTGGTTACCGGATTTGACCCTGTGCGATTTAGAGGTGGGGGATTCCTCGATTGACTTACGCTGTTGGCGCGAAGGCGATCGCACTTGCTGGGATGCCTCAGTCCGCAGTGGCACGATTTCCGTCCAGCAAAAAGCATGGCAACCCTGGGCGATACCGGCATCAGTATAG